The bacterium genome segment GCAGTTCAGGCAAGATCGTTCACCTCGCTCGGAAGATGTGCTGCCTCAGGACGGCCGCTCCGCGGCCCGCCGGACGGTGGCATCGTACAGTTCGAGATACCGGCCGGCCACCCTGTCCCACGAGAAGTCCGCCCGCATCCCAACCTGCTGCAGCGACCGCCACAGGACCGGGTCACGGTAGGCGGCAACGGCGCGGCATATTGCCGCTACCAGCGCATCCGGGGTGTAGTCGTCGAAGACGAACCCGTTGGCGCGCTCGAGGCGCATGTTCTCCGGCGTGGCGTCCACGATGCTGTCCGCCAGACCGCCGGTGCGCCGTACTACAGGGGGCGTGCCGTAGCGAAGACTGTAAAGCTGATTGAGGCCTGAGGGCTCGAAGCGCGAGGGCATCAGGAAGATGTCGGCGCCTGCCTCGATCCGATGCGCGAGTCCCTCATCGAACCCTATGATGGCCCGCAACTGGTTGGGAAACCGGGCGGACGCGGCTCGGAACGCCTCCTCAAAGGCGGGCTCGCCCGTGCCAAGGATTACCACCTGCGCCCCGGTCGCGACGATCGCATCCAGCGCGGCGGCCACCAGGTCGAACCCCTTCTGTGGTGCCAGCCGGGCAACGGTACCGATCAGGGGCGCGTAGGCCTGGACCGGCAGCCCCATCTCCTGTTGAAGCGCCGCCTTGCAGCGGGCCTTGCCGGCAAGGTCACCGGCGTGATACCGGGCCGGGATGTGCGGGTCCACGCTCGGATCCCACAGCGCGTAGTCCACGCCGTTCAGGATCCCGAACAGGTCGGCCGAGCGCGCCCGCAGCAGCCCGTCCAGCCCGACCCCAAACTCCTCGGTCTGGATCTCCCTGGCGTAGGTCTCGCTCACGGTGCTCAGGGCGTGCGAGTACACCAGGCCCGCCTTCATGACGTTGACGTTCCCGTAGAACTCCAGGCCGTCCGGCGCGAAGGTCTCGGGCGGCAGGCAACTCAACGGAAACTGCTCGCCCGGAAAGACCCCCTGGTGAGCCAGGTTGTGCACGGTGAACAGGGTCGCAAGAGGGTTGCGGTGTGCCCGGAGGTAGGCAGGAATGAGCGCAGCGTGCCAGTCGTGGCAGTGCACGAGGTCCGGCGTCCAGGTGTTGTGCATCAGCCCCAGCGCGGACTGACAGAAGAAGGCGAACCGCACCAGGTTATCCTCGTAGTCCCGTCCCCCTTCACCGTAGAGGCCTTCGCGGTCATAGAGTGAGGGCTGGTCCAGGAAGTAGTGTGGCACGCCGTCGGAGGGCGTCCCCATCCAGACAGCGCCCTCGATCGCAGTCCCACCGATGACGCTGTATACCTGCTGCACCGGCTCGAGCCCGTTGCGGTCTACGCCGCGGTAGCGCGGCATCATCACCCGCACGTCCAGGCCCTTGCGGCGCAGCGCCGCGGGCAGGGCCCCGGCCACGTCCGCAAGCCCTCCGGTCTTCGCGTACGGCACCGCCTCTGACACGCAGAACAGAACCTTCATGGATCGCCTGCCCTCACTTCGTCCCCTGTGCAGGCCCGATGAGCCCCAGCCACAGGTCGTTTACGTTCGTGTTCGTCGGTCCACTGATGATCAGATCGCCCAGCGCGTCAAAGAACGCATAGGCGTCGTTGTTGGCCAGAGCCGCAACCGGGTCGAGCCCCATGGCGCCGGCCCGCGCCAAGGTTGTACCATCGGCCACTGCGCCCGCGGCATCGGTGGGTCCATCGGTCCCGTCGGTCCCAAACGCCGCCACCAGTGTCTGCGGGAGTCCGGCGATGATCTTAGCGGAAGCCAGCGCCAGTTCCTGGTTGCGGCCTCCCCGACCCGTCCCCCGCACCGTCACCGTGGTTTCGCCGCCCATTATCAGGCATGCCGGACGCTGGCGCGCCTTCCCATCGGCCCGCTCATTGCGCACCTGCGTGCCGAACCGCGCTCCCACGTCGCGCGCCTCGCCTTCGATGTCGGTGGCGCACAAATCAACATGATAGCCCAACGCCTTGGCCTGCTCAACTGCCGCGTCCGCAGCCAGGGTGATGTCGCCGACCACCACGGTCCTCGCCCCGGCAAAGGCCGGGTCACCCTGCTTGGGAGTCTCGGGGACGTGACCGGATGCGCCGCGCTCCAGGTGCCGGCGAACCGCGGCAGGCAACGCGCCACGCAGCCCGTAGCGGTCCACCACCTCCAGCGCGTCGGCAAATGTAGTCGGGTCGGGCACGGTCGGCCCCGAGGCGATGGCGTCGAGAGAGTTGCCCAAGACGTCGGAAAGAATCAGCGTCACGGCCCTTGCGGGCGCCGCCCGGCGGGCCAGCCATCCGCCCTTCACCTTGGATAGGTGCTTACGAACGGCGTTCACCTCGGTGATCGTGGCGCCCGAGCGCAGCAACAGATCGGTCGTGGCGATCTTCTCTTCCAGCGTCACGCCCTCGGCAGGCATCGGCAACAGGGCCGAACCCCCGCCGGAAATAAGCACGAAGACCAGGTCGCCCCGATCGGCATTGTCCACAATGTCGGCAATCCGGCCTGCTCCCACAAGCCCGGCCGCATCGGGCAGAGGGTGGCCGGCCTCGGTGAGCGCGATCCTCCGGAGCAGTTCAAGGTATCCGTACTTGGTCGTAACAGCTCCACCGGCAATGCGGTCGCCCAGCACGGCTTCCAGCGCCGAGGCCATCCGCGCCGAGGCCTTGCCCGCGCCCACCACTAAGATACGGCCGTCTGGGGTAAGATCGCAGGGTTCACCGCCGATCATCAGGCTCCCACCATCCCACCGCACGGCGCGGAGCACGGCTGCTGCGGGATCGGCGGCGGACACCGCCGCCCCCAGGATCTGGGCGGCGTGGCGGCGCAGTCCGGCGGTCTCGCCGTGGAAGAGCCGGCCGTCAACGTTCATCGCGCACCCGGCGCCGGAGGAACGCTCCACCAGGGCCCGCCGCGGTTGGGACGGACCGCCTCAACCCGCACGCCGCGCGCCCCTGCGGCATCCAGCGCGGCCCTGACCGTATCGCGTGCCAGCGGTGCAAGGTTGTTCGCCTCGCTCAGGTGGACCAGGCAGACAGTTTGGGGCCTGCCGTCGGCCGCTGCAACCGCCGCGCGCGCCGCACCGTCGTTGGACAAGTGCCCCTGCGCGCCCACGATGCGGTTCTTGAGGAACCACGGGTAGGACGAGACCGCCATGAGCCCCAGGTCATAGTTGGCCTCCAGGACGAACAGGTCGGCGCCATGGGCGCGCGCGAACAACTCATCGGTTACCTCGCCCAGATCAGTGGCGATGACCGCGCGCACGCCG includes the following:
- a CDS encoding glycerate kinase; translated protein: MERSSGAGCAMNVDGRLFHGETAGLRRHAAQILGAAVSAADPAAAVLRAVRWDGGSLMIGGEPCDLTPDGRILVVGAGKASARMASALEAVLGDRIAGGAVTTKYGYLELLRRIALTEAGHPLPDAAGLVGAGRIADIVDNADRGDLVFVLISGGGSALLPMPAEGVTLEEKIATTDLLLRSGATITEVNAVRKHLSKVKGGWLARRAAPARAVTLILSDVLGNSLDAIASGPTVPDPTTFADALEVVDRYGLRGALPAAVRRHLERGASGHVPETPKQGDPAFAGARTVVVGDITLAADAAVEQAKALGYHVDLCATDIEGEARDVGARFGTQVRNERADGKARQRPACLIMGGETTVTVRGTGRGGRNQELALASAKIIAGLPQTLVAAFGTDGTDGPTDAAGAVADGTTLARAGAMGLDPVAALANNDAYAFFDALGDLIISGPTNTNVNDLWLGLIGPAQGTK
- the glgA gene encoding glycogen synthase GlgA, which translates into the protein MKVLFCVSEAVPYAKTGGLADVAGALPAALRRKGLDVRVMMPRYRGVDRNGLEPVQQVYSVIGGTAIEGAVWMGTPSDGVPHYFLDQPSLYDREGLYGEGGRDYEDNLVRFAFFCQSALGLMHNTWTPDLVHCHDWHAALIPAYLRAHRNPLATLFTVHNLAHQGVFPGEQFPLSCLPPETFAPDGLEFYGNVNVMKAGLVYSHALSTVSETYAREIQTEEFGVGLDGLLRARSADLFGILNGVDYALWDPSVDPHIPARYHAGDLAGKARCKAALQQEMGLPVQAYAPLIGTVARLAPQKGFDLVAAALDAIVATGAQVVILGTGEPAFEEAFRAASARFPNQLRAIIGFDEGLAHRIEAGADIFLMPSRFEPSGLNQLYSLRYGTPPVVRRTGGLADSIVDATPENMRLERANGFVFDDYTPDALVAAICRAVAAYRDPVLWRSLQQVGMRADFSWDRVAGRYLELYDATVRRAAERPS